The sequence ccatgaccaaggggtttccttttggtgaggttatgGAGTGGGCGTGCAAccgagctgaaattggggatgaagcgTCTGAGATAattcacaaatcctaggaaggcctggacctgtttaacCGTTCTGGGCGTGGGCCAGGAGGTAACGGCTTcgatcttcttttggtccatcGAGAATCCATCCGGGGAGATAACgataccaaggtaatctacggtggtcacgtggaagtggcatttggacaacttgcagaacagttggttcttcATGAGACGGGATAGTACCTCTCTGACATGGGCCGGATGGTCTTCGGTTTTCTCcgagaagatgaggatgtcgTCTAGGTAAATTACCACGGTTACGTCAatcaggtccctgaatagatcgttcatgaaatgttggaacgctgcaggggcattggtgaggccaaatggcatgactagatattcaaagaggccgtatttggttctaaaggccgtcttccactcatctccttccttgatgcgtacattgttgtaaccccaacgTAAGTCCAACTTGGTAAAGATCTTAGCGTGTCTGAGttttgccatgaggtcatcctgtCTTGGTAGGGGATAGACGTTTTTGTGGGTAACCTTGTTCAACTTTCTGTAATCGACAACCAATCTGAgggatccatctgccttttttacaaacataaccGGAGCGCCTGCCAAGGAtgtactggggcggattttgcctgttgccaattcctcgtcaatgtgttgtttcagcgCCTTTGATTCTGCATCGGTCATGCCGTAAATAGGTCCAGGTGAGAGTTTGGCGTTGGGAAGTAGGTCAAtggcaatgtcatattccctgtgggggggaaggaccttaaattcctctttgccaaatactcTGGCAAATTTGTGGTACTCCGTGGGTAGGTCTGCAAGGGGATCTGAATTGGCCTCTTCCTCAGatgcaatttgaacttgctcAGGGAAAGTGACTAagccctgttgccagtcaattaGGGGAGATTCTGTTGTTAGCCAAGTCATGCTGAggattgccggggtgttgcctataGGGCATACCAGGAAAGGAATGGTGTGGGGGTGGTCATTGACCGAAACCGCGAGTtgtacctggtgccatatgcaaccagtctgggaaatggtaccatctagcattctcactactcgtggattttcgagtagggtttttggaattttgagtttttctaccACAATGGGGGATATAAAATTAGAGGTGGCGCCGGAGTctatgagggttttgatggGTTCTGCCTGGGAGTTTTGGACGTGTAGATCGATGAATAatagtggttttttatttgaatccagaCCGACAGAAACAAATTCTACAAGATTATCTACAAAGTCCTTTTTAggagtcgggggcttggcagcagtcctcgacttcaatcttttcccgaaacctcttcttctgccaccttggcaacctccttgattgtggctttccagccgttggggcactgtttgattccGTGGCCCTTTTGGCTGCACTTGACACacaggccagacgcgcggcggcgatccctttcctccggggtgacgtagttagggtcctcagataggcggacccttgTTGTGGTGGTGGGGGTGGATGTGGTCGCAGTGACCGGGGATTTAGCTGGTGCCTTTttagggcggttctcctcattttcgcggcggatgttgtcaattttaataGAGGCCGCGAAaattgccttgagttcatcaGGAAcgctatccttggttgacagcagttccttgactttccagtggaggccccGCGTGAATTGCGCAATGTAGGcctcctcgttccagtctaattccgccatgagattgcggaactccgtgacgtactcggaggtggtggtggtctggGAGAGCGCCGCAATCTTTCTGGCAGCGGCCCGCTTGGCGTTGGGGTCGTcaaaggcctccttgaatttggccgtgaGGGTTGGGATGGTAGTTGGGGGGTtgccctcgcccttgataatTGCCCCAATGAGGGGAAGAGCCCAGTCggctgccttgtctgtcatgtggtatagtatccacacgaccatctgttcttcttcatcaaactGATCCCGATGAAGCGCGACCCATAGCAGCATACGGTCCAGCCACTgggtgtcgtagacacacttgataccagggaatttattcctattttctcgattttaaacgaaggcaaacggacaacattttcgatcacgtgacttcggcgcttatatcatacgctaagcgccaagccacgtccccatccgcgcttacctcagcatacgtagccacctccacctgatgacatcattatgacacgtatgcatgagtaaggccgactgcggagcggggttcttattggttatggtattggatataacgtatttgtaaatagcacttctgtagaatatataaggaggccaactgaccatggtaacacccaggtcgattacctcctGTCGCATCTCCTATTTGTACGAGGACtttaggtccagtaactacttagtctACTCAGTCTcacgtcgccttaagcggcttcttcactgtacttaggtagctcgtcatcgcccttacagGCCTTATCtccgtagtatagttggtcgtcgtcgtaggtagcttgctcgtcgccttaagcgacacttacttagttacacacggccgcaagcgcccacctcctcaacgtccttacagacgtctaggacactaggtaatcgaccttaagttggttgcaaaccgtgcccaccaagcacaccttACTTAGTctcaacaaacgagaaggtcccctgtactagcacgagggaaatcacctgattgggcttgcctttcgctatcaataatcaaactagcgtcggccccaggtagtaccgaattgctataaggcagacggattctAATCGTCCGCGTACCACCGGTCActgcaccctttgtcagcggaactagtcagcagatccacctgcttgcagaaaacccgtcccacatcacgcccgcacACGGCAGTCGATTGGttgatagggactgtccaacgctaggcggttgacgcaagttcttagcgctagaacaataaagcgacccataagtcctgtcacaggcaccaTCCCCCCTACTTTGCCCATCATTACGTCACGCACCCCCtctcgcgcttcctcccgcgcctcccaacGCGCCAcctcccaccaaggccgctcatatccccatgagatggcaacccgttcccggagcaCCGCTCGTCCCCCGTCCCCTCTCGATCagggagagttgggacccgctCTTCCGGCAGCCGCCGATGAGTCAAGAAGCCTCGAACCAGAGGTCTATGGGGAAATCTCCCTCAGCCGcgcaatctccctcctcctgggattgcaaaaccaagtcatccggCTCGAACGGGAACTCAAGGAACTCAAGGAGGTcaacaaggaagcccaagattGGATGGGAGCGGTTGACCAAACCCTCACTCGAATCGAGGCTATTGGGGGGCCCcaaccccacacaccagaagaccggaaacccccGGCAGtcgaggccacgcccaggcccatatccaaaaccaaccctcttccagcgcctagtgcgcccctcatcgcctgggccaaccccaccAAGCCTCCCAtcacctttgcccaaccaactCCCGTCCGGG comes from Rhizoctonia solani chromosome 4, complete sequence and encodes:
- a CDS encoding Retrotransposable element Tf2 protein, whose translation is MLLWVALHRDQFDEEEQMVVWILYHMTDKAADWALPLIGAIIKGEGNPPTTIPTLTAKFKEAFDDPNAKRAAARKIAALSQTTTTSEYVTEFRNLMAELDWNEEAYIAQFTRGLHWKVKELLSTKDSVPDELKAIFAASIKIDNIRRENEENRPKKAPAKSPVTATTSTPTTTTRVRLSEDPNYVTPEERDRRRASGLCVKCSQKGHGIKQCPNGWKATIKEVAKPPTPKKDFVDNLVEFVSVGLDSNKKPLLFIDLHVQNSQAEPIKTLIDSGATSNFISPIVVEKLKIPKTLLENPRVVRMLDGTISQTGCIWHQVQLAVSVNDHPHTIPFLVCPIGNTPAILSMTWLTTESPLIDWQQGLVTFPEQVQIASEEEANSDPLADLPTEYHKFARVFGKEEFKVLPPHREYDIAIDLLPNAKLSPGPIYGMTDAESKALKQHIDEELATGKIRPSTSLAGAPVMFVKKADGSLRLVVDYRKLNKVTHKNVYPLPRQDDLMAKLRHAKIFTKLDLRWGYNNVRIKEGDEWKTAFRTKYGLFEYLVMPFGLTNAPAAFQHFMNDLFRDLIDVTVVIYLDDILIFSEKTEDHPAHVREVLSRLMKNQLFCKLSKCHFHVTTVDYLGIVISPDGFSMDQKKIEAVTSWPTPRTVKQVQAFLGFETPWSWGNLEEVAFQELKGLVTKSPVLIHSNPSLPYYLDVMTHAFAGMSPDQATY